The genomic interval CCGTAAAAATAAACTGCAGCAGTTGATATAAAATTATTTATGAAGTGGCAAACTATAGCTGTGAAAATACTTCCGCTGTGATAAACCGTGAACGATAAATAAATTCCAAGTATTGCCAGCGGTATTATATTAAACGGATGAAAATGGAATAGCGCAAAAAGTAATCCTGAGAAAAAAATTGCAGCAGTTCTTTTGCTGACTTTTTCAAAATTTGAGAGAACAAATCCCCTGAATAAAAACTCTTCGCATATAGCAGGAGTAACGGCTATTACCAGAACAATCACTAGAAATTCAACGAATGAATATGCAGTGACTAATCGTAATGTAGAAGCTTCAAGCAAATCAAAAAGGTCTTTCATCTGCTTCAACACATCCTGACCGAACGGCAGAGAAAAAATAATTTTGTTCTGGTAGTACATATACAATTGAAGGAACGGCTGCACAACAAATATTCCGACAATGCT from Bacteroidota bacterium carries:
- a CDS encoding CPBP family intramembrane metalloprotease codes for the protein MEENKTTHTAPFKNINPVVYVFLGLVVVFFLYQIIGGLIQFMATGEDFSSTTGKLTLTRIIISFAQFMFILFPAVMLSYLQGDNVKISFRLKAPKISVFALSIVGIFVVQPFLQLYMYYQNKIIFSLPFGQDVLKQMKDLFDLLEASTLRLVTAYSFVEFLVIVLVIAVTPAICEEFLFRGFVLSNFEKVSKRTAAIFFSGLLFALFHFHPFNIIPLAILGIYLSFTVYHSGSIFTAIVCHFINNFISTAAVYFYGKEEFISKEIPQDEIMQVVIMGIVSLLIFTGIVLMIKKNSVTKNLLEINTPVI